The genomic region CCGAAATCACATCCTTGTTGATTGCTGTTACACATGATATGGCACCGTGCATTTTTTACTTCCAGAttgattttcttcttgtttaaaatgatttttctcATTTATCTGCTTGATTTGAGCATTTTGTTTGTTATGTATTTAATCCGTATATGGTGGTGGTTTAGGTTGTGAAACTGAAAGCTTTCTCCAAGTTTGAGAATACGTCAGAAGCTTTGGAAGCGGCAACCCTGCTGATTGACAGTAAACCCAGCAAAGGTCTGCGCAAATTTTTGAAAGCGCACTGCAGTGGTGAGACGCTGGCTGTTTCCGATTCTAAGCTTGGAAATATCATTAAGGAAAAACTGGTATGCTCCTGTTCTGTTTTGATGAAAGTTGGAATTTTTTGTAGTCTTGGGTCTGTAGTAATCTGATGCTTTGATGCTTCATATTATTTAAGTTGAGCATTTAATTTCTTGCAGAAAATAGACTGTGTTCACAACAATGCTGTGATGGAGTTGATGAGAGGTGTAAGAGCTCAGTTGACTGAGCTCATAGCCGGTCTACAAGTTCAAGATTTGGCACCAATGAGCTTGGGTTTATCTCACAGCTTATCTCGATTCAAGCTCAAGTTCAGTGCTGATAAGGTGTGTGGCTatgattacattttttttctcttcagaAAGGAATAACGGTATTGGGTGGTGCATTGTTTTGTCGTAATACCGTTATATTACATAATTTAAGTTCTTTCAGTCTAATGTATTCCTTCCTTGCAAGGAAAGGATTATTTGGTCATTCAAATATGTACTACCAATGCGTTGTAATGCATGTGGCTCTGTGTTTCCATTACCTGCTTTCATTTTCtactagaaaaaaaaaggaaaaggccAAAAGAGAACGCATTTAGTTCTGCTTCTCTTTGTTGCCTGCAATGTTTATTTTACTCTTCTGCATGCTTCTTGTAGATCAGCAAGAAAACATATGATCAGTTTGTTGGTTTTTCTTACTTGGTGTTGGTAAAGGACTGATACTGAACTCAGTAAAATGAAAGTTAAGTTACCGGAAATGATGTTCAGTCAGTTTTCTATACTGTAAATGAATGTTTCTGGTCTCCAAGCTGACTGAAAGTACAATAGGTTTGCTAGCTGTGATTATTGTTTCAGGACTCCATATTGTGGTTCATCAATGTACCGTAGCCCTAATATAAGTTACTGTTTCAGGTTGATACAATGGTGATTCAAGCCATTGGTTTGCTTGATGATCTTGATAAAGAGTTAAATACATATGCAATGAGGGTTCGAGAATGGTATGGTTGGCATTTTCCAGAGCTTGCTAAGATTGTACAGGACAACATCCATTATGCCAAGGTAGTGAAGCTGATGGGCTACCGTTCTAATGCTGCAAAGCTTGATTTCTCCGCGGTAAGATTTGGTGATTTATGCATTTCCATTATATGGACCTTATATGTATGATTGAATATTCTTTATGATCCAGTTACTATAGATGACTGCTCATTATGCCTGAAGGGTGCCTTATTTTATCATCATACTATTTCTTGGTAGTAAACCCATTATATTCATTATAATAACATATTTAACGGTAGTAATCTTATTATATCTGATATAAGGCAACAAATGGTGATGCTGATAATGGATCTCATTGTTCTTGGTCCAAATATAACAGATATTGCCAGAGGAGGTTGAAACTGAATTGAAGGATGCGGCAATGATATCCATGGGAACAGAAGTTAGCGAGCTTGATTTGATGAATATCAAAGAACTCTGTGACCAAGTCCTTTCTCTCTCTGAGTACAGAGCTCAGCTATATGACTATTTGAAAAATAGGATGAACACCATTGCACCAAATTTGACTGCTCTTGTAGGAGAGCTCGTCGGTGCTCGCCTCATTTCTCATGGTGGTAGCTTGTTGAACCTTGCAAAGCAGCCTGGGAGCACAGTTCAGATTCTTGGAGCTGAAAAGGCCCTTTTCAGAGCACTGAAGACTAAGCATGCAACACCAAAATATGGACTTATCTACCATGCATCCTTGATTGGTAAAGCAGCGCCAAAGCTGAAGGGTAAAATTTCTCGGTCACTTGCTAGTAAAGCTGCATTGGCAATTCGAGTTGATGCTCTTGGAGACAGTCAAGATAACTCAATGGGAGTGGAAAATTATCAAAAGGTATCTCTTGCTTCTCATTATTTCCTTTTAACATTTTGAACGCTCCAGCTTATAAAGAAACATCTGTGCAGCTTGAAGCACGGTTAAGGAATCTTGAAGGCAGAGAATTGGGTCACTCTGCTGGGTCGGCTAAAGGCAAACCAAAGATTGAAGTCTATGACAAGGATCGCAAGAAGGGAGCCGCAGGATTGATAACTGCTGCCAAGGTctgatattttatatttttctcgtGGATGTTTATTTCAGTGTCAGTTGATTATTATAAACCCTTTTTTGTTCATTGTAGGCATATAATCCTGCAGCAGATGCGGTTCTTGGGAAAATGACACCTAATACCGAGAAACCAGCTGCCGAGGTTCCCGTTACTGAAGataagaaagagaagaagaaaaagaagaagaaggctgaTGACGTGGACATGCCTGACGGAAATGCCAATGTGGAACCAGAAGTTGAGGAGCCtgcaaagaaggaaaagaagaagaagaagaagcattcGGCTGAGGATGCTGAAGTAGTTGCTGTGGTTGAAAATAAAGATGcgggagagaagaagaagaggaaaagaaagcATGCTGAGGAAGAAGAAACGGAGGTGCCAAGcgagaagaaagagaagaagaaga from Pyrus communis chromosome 9, drPyrComm1.1, whole genome shotgun sequence harbors:
- the LOC137744894 gene encoding probable nucleolar protein 5-2, whose translation is MLVLFETPAGFALFKVLDEGKLSKVEDLWKDFASADKARQVVKLKAFSKFENTSEALEAATLLIDSKPSKGLRKFLKAHCSGETLAVSDSKLGNIIKEKLKIDCVHNNAVMELMRGVRAQLTELIAGLQVQDLAPMSLGLSHSLSRFKLKFSADKVDTMVIQAIGLLDDLDKELNTYAMRVREWYGWHFPELAKIVQDNIHYAKVVKLMGYRSNAAKLDFSAILPEEVETELKDAAMISMGTEVSELDLMNIKELCDQVLSLSEYRAQLYDYLKNRMNTIAPNLTALVGELVGARLISHGGSLLNLAKQPGSTVQILGAEKALFRALKTKHATPKYGLIYHASLIGKAAPKLKGKISRSLASKAALAIRVDALGDSQDNSMGVENYQKLEARLRNLEGRELGHSAGSAKGKPKIEVYDKDRKKGAAGLITAAKAYNPAADAVLGKMTPNTEKPAAEVPVTEDKKEKKKKKKKADDVDMPDGNANVEPEVEEPAKKEKKKKKKHSAEDAEVVAVVENKDAGEKKKRKRKHAEEEETEVPSEKKEKKKKKKSKD